A single Anopheles arabiensis isolate DONGOLA chromosome 2, AaraD3, whole genome shotgun sequence DNA region contains:
- the LOC120894988 gene encoding presenilin homolog isoform X2, with amino-acid sequence MDGHINIDHHHQPTAATAQDASDGRGSRKRWQKMPADASSSPHPSYGTTDSIPQVTIRDTSSRGRAGPSRGSPSGNSSRQRQQQQQEQEQALNEEEGLKYGAQHVIKLFVPVTLCMMVVVATISSINFYTIKDVYLVYTPFHELTDDTGTKIWNALANSLILMTVIVIMTILLIVLYKHRCYKVIHGWLILSSLLLLFLFSGLYLFEILRAYNVPMDWFTAGLLVWNFGVVGMISIHWQGPLRLQQGYLIFVAALMALVFIKYLPEWTTWAVLAVISIWDLIAVLTPKGPLRILVETAQERNEQIFPALIYSSTIMYSYLGTHTDPDRAAPLSGERTIGTGPGSAGGGSRQAGGYGAVNDHGPTQTGATVEDRTAGFTQDWAATANQRVTRRQIEVQANIANNPSRPEYRTVTAEATRAGQDPQLGGALYDQAEERGIKLGLGDFIFYSVLVGKASSYGDWNTTIACFVAILVGLCLTLLLLAIFRKALPALPISIFFGLIFCFVTSVIVKPFTEALTLEQVFI; translated from the exons ATGGACGGCCATATCAAcatcgatcatcatcatcaaccgaCGGCAGCAACGGCACAGGATGCGTCCGATGGGCGCGGCTCGCGGAAACGCTGGCAAAAGATGCCCGCCGACGCTAGCAGCTCTCCACATCCGTCCTATGGG ACAACCGATTCCATCCCGCAAGTGACAATACGTGATACAAGCAGCCGTGGACGAGCGGGTCCATCGCGAGGCTCCCCTTCTGGCAACAGCTCCcggcagcggcaacagcagcagcaagaacaGGAGCAGGCGTTGAACGAGGAGGAAGGACTCAAATATGGTGCGCAACATGTGATAAAGCTGTTCGTTCCAGTGACCCTTTGCATGATGGTCGTGGTGGCCACAATTAGCTCGATTAACTTTTATACCATCAAGGATGTGTACCT CGTCTACACGCCGTTTCACGAACTAACGGACGACACGGGCACAAAGATATGGAATGCTCTCGCAAACTCGCTAATCCTGATGACGGTGATCGTCATCATGACCATACTGCTCATCGTCCTGTACAAGCACCGCTGCTACAAGGTGATCCATGGTTGGCTGATCCTGtcctccctgctgctgctgtttctgtTCAGTGGCCTTTATCTGTTTGAAATTTTGCGAGCGTACAACGTCCCGATGGATTGGTTTACGGCCGGGCTGCTTGTTTGGAACTTTGGTGTGGTGGGCATGATCTCAATCCACTGGCAGGGTCCGCTCCGGTTACAGCAAGGCTATCTGATCTTTGTGGCCGCACTGATGGCACTGGTGTTTATCAAGTATCTTCCAGAATGGACAACGTGGGCTGTACTAGCTGTGATATCAATTTGGG atcTAATTGCCGTACTTACCCCTAAGGGGCCTTTGCGAATTTTGGTCGAAACGGCGCAGGAGCGTAACGAGCAAATCTTTCCAGCTCTAATCTATTCAT CAACCATCATGTATTCCTACCTCGGCACACACACGGATCCGGATCGTGCGGCACCGTTGTCTGGCGAGCGGACCATCGGCACTGGGCCCGGTAGCGCTGGCGGAGGCAGCCGACAGGCTGGTGGGTACGGTGCAGTCAATGACCACGGCCCAACGCAAACCGGAGCAACCGTAGAAG ATCGGACGGCCGGTTTTACGCAGGATTGGGCGGCAACGGCTAACCAAAGAGTAACGAGGCGGCAAATTGAGGTGCAGGCCAACATTGCCAACAATCCGTCCCGGCCTGAGTACCGTACCGTCACGGCAGAGGCAACCCGCGCAGGACAGGATCCGCAGCTCGGTGGTGCTCTGTATGACCAGGCGGAAGAAA GAGGCATTAAGCTTGGGCTAGGTGACTTTATCTTCTACTCCGTGCTGGTTGGCAAGGCATCGAGCTACGGCGACTGGAACACCACGATAGCGTGCTTTGTGGCAATACTGGTG GGTCTCTGCCTGACGCTGCTACTGTTGGCTATCTTTCGCAAAGCATTGCCGGCACTGCCGATTTCCATCTTTTTCGGGCTGATCTTTTGCTTCGTAACGAGCGTGATTGTGAAACCGTTCACGGAAGCGCTTACGCTGGAGCAGGTGTTTATTTAG
- the LOC120894988 gene encoding presenilin homolog isoform X1, with amino-acid sequence MDGHINIDHHHQPTAATAQDASDGRGSRKRWQKMPADASSSPHPSYGTTDSIPQVTIRDTSSRGRAGPSRGSPSGNSSRQRQQQQQEQEQALNEEEGLKYGAQHVIKLFVPVTLCMMVVVATISSINFYTIKDVYLVYTPFHELTDDTGTKIWNALANSLILMTVIVIMTILLIVLYKHRCYKVIHGWLILSSLLLLFLFSGLYLFEILRAYNVPMDWFTAGLLVWNFGVVGMISIHWQGPLRLQQGYLIFVAALMALVFIKYLPEWTTWAVLAVISIWDLIAVLTPKGPLRILVETAQERNEQIFPALIYSSTIMYSYLGTHTDPDRAAPLSGERTIGTGPGSAGGGSRQAGGYGAVNDHGPTQTGATVEGMRLVAIPNDRTHDLPRDRTAGFTQDWAATANQRVTRRQIEVQANIANNPSRPEYRTVTAEATRAGQDPQLGGALYDQAEERGIKLGLGDFIFYSVLVGKASSYGDWNTTIACFVAILVGLCLTLLLLAIFRKALPALPISIFFGLIFCFVTSVIVKPFTEALTLEQVFI; translated from the exons ATGGACGGCCATATCAAcatcgatcatcatcatcaaccgaCGGCAGCAACGGCACAGGATGCGTCCGATGGGCGCGGCTCGCGGAAACGCTGGCAAAAGATGCCCGCCGACGCTAGCAGCTCTCCACATCCGTCCTATGGG ACAACCGATTCCATCCCGCAAGTGACAATACGTGATACAAGCAGCCGTGGACGAGCGGGTCCATCGCGAGGCTCCCCTTCTGGCAACAGCTCCcggcagcggcaacagcagcagcaagaacaGGAGCAGGCGTTGAACGAGGAGGAAGGACTCAAATATGGTGCGCAACATGTGATAAAGCTGTTCGTTCCAGTGACCCTTTGCATGATGGTCGTGGTGGCCACAATTAGCTCGATTAACTTTTATACCATCAAGGATGTGTACCT CGTCTACACGCCGTTTCACGAACTAACGGACGACACGGGCACAAAGATATGGAATGCTCTCGCAAACTCGCTAATCCTGATGACGGTGATCGTCATCATGACCATACTGCTCATCGTCCTGTACAAGCACCGCTGCTACAAGGTGATCCATGGTTGGCTGATCCTGtcctccctgctgctgctgtttctgtTCAGTGGCCTTTATCTGTTTGAAATTTTGCGAGCGTACAACGTCCCGATGGATTGGTTTACGGCCGGGCTGCTTGTTTGGAACTTTGGTGTGGTGGGCATGATCTCAATCCACTGGCAGGGTCCGCTCCGGTTACAGCAAGGCTATCTGATCTTTGTGGCCGCACTGATGGCACTGGTGTTTATCAAGTATCTTCCAGAATGGACAACGTGGGCTGTACTAGCTGTGATATCAATTTGGG atcTAATTGCCGTACTTACCCCTAAGGGGCCTTTGCGAATTTTGGTCGAAACGGCGCAGGAGCGTAACGAGCAAATCTTTCCAGCTCTAATCTATTCAT CAACCATCATGTATTCCTACCTCGGCACACACACGGATCCGGATCGTGCGGCACCGTTGTCTGGCGAGCGGACCATCGGCACTGGGCCCGGTAGCGCTGGCGGAGGCAGCCGACAGGCTGGTGGGTACGGTGCAGTCAATGACCACGGCCCAACGCAAACCGGAGCAACCGTAGAAGGTATGCGGCTGGTTGCCATTCCCAATGATAGAACGCATGATTTGCCCAGGG ATCGGACGGCCGGTTTTACGCAGGATTGGGCGGCAACGGCTAACCAAAGAGTAACGAGGCGGCAAATTGAGGTGCAGGCCAACATTGCCAACAATCCGTCCCGGCCTGAGTACCGTACCGTCACGGCAGAGGCAACCCGCGCAGGACAGGATCCGCAGCTCGGTGGTGCTCTGTATGACCAGGCGGAAGAAA GAGGCATTAAGCTTGGGCTAGGTGACTTTATCTTCTACTCCGTGCTGGTTGGCAAGGCATCGAGCTACGGCGACTGGAACACCACGATAGCGTGCTTTGTGGCAATACTGGTG GGTCTCTGCCTGACGCTGCTACTGTTGGCTATCTTTCGCAAAGCATTGCCGGCACTGCCGATTTCCATCTTTTTCGGGCTGATCTTTTGCTTCGTAACGAGCGTGATTGTGAAACCGTTCACGGAAGCGCTTACGCTGGAGCAGGTGTTTATTTAG
- the LOC120894990 gene encoding splicing factor U2af 38 kDa subunit encodes MAEYLASIFGTEKDKVNCSFYFKIGACRHGDRCSRIHNKPTFSQTCLLQNLYVNPQNSAKSADGSHLVANVSDEEMQEHYDNFFEDVFVECEDKYGEIEEMNVCDNLGDHLVGNVYIKFRREEDAERAAKDLNNRWFGGRPVYSELSPVTDFREACCRQYEMGECTRSGFCNFMHLKPISRELRRYLYSRRRGRSRSRSRSPRRGGGGGGGGGGGGIGGGRDRSRDRRRSRSRDRKNDRNDNGRKGRY; translated from the exons ATGGCAGAATACCTGGCCTCGATTTTCGGTACCGAGAAAGACAA ggTCAACTGTTCGTTCTACTTTAAAATTGGTGCCTGCCGCCATGGAGATCGCTGCTCCCGCATCCACAACAAGCCGACCTTCTCGCAAACCTGCCTGCTGCAGAACCTGTACGTGAACCCCCAGAATTCGGCCAAATCGGCCGACGGTAGTCACCTGGTGGCGAACGTGTCGGACGAAGAGATGCAGGAGCACTACGACAACTTTTTCGAGGACGTGTTCGTCGAGTGCGAGGACAAGTACGGTGAAATCGAGGAGATGAACGTGTGCGACAACCTGGGCGACCATCTGGTCGGCAACGTGTACATCAAGTTTCGCCGCGAAGAGGACGCGGAGCGGGCGGCCAAGGATCTGAACAACCGTTGGTTCGGCGGCAGACCGGTGTACTCGGAGCTTTCGCCGGTGACAGACTTCCGCGAGGCGTGCTGTCGGCAGTACGAGATGGGCGAATGTACGCGGTCCGGGTTCTGCAACTTCATGCACCTGAAGCCGATCTCGCGCGAGCTGCGCCGCTATCTGTACTCGAGACGCCGGGGACGTTCCCGATCTCGGTCGCGATCGCCAcgtcgcggtggtggtggtggtgggggcgGAGGCGGAGGCGGCATCGGAGGTGGTCGTGATCGTTCCCGCGACCGCCGTCGATCGCGCAGTAGGGATAGGAAAAACGATCGCAACGACAACGGGCGTAAGGGGCGATATTGA